From one Peredibacter starrii genomic stretch:
- the metF gene encoding methylenetetrahydrofolate reductase [NAD(P)H] yields the protein MAKVTDHIKQSKGTLFSFEILPPSTGESIQKLFDNIAPLMEFKPKFIDVTYHREEFVYKKMPNGLLEQKSIRKRPGTVSICAALMHKYDVDTVPHIICGGFTKEETEYALIDLNFLGIDNVLALRGDCIKGQKNFEPTHGGHKFADELVSQINSMNKGHYLSDELQNPTPTKFCIGVAGYPEKHFESPNLKTDLKYLKQKIANGADYIVTQMFFDNKKFFEFEAKCRAEGITVPIIPGLKPITTKSQISNLPRNFFIDMPDELIDAIDRCRSDDEVKNVGVEWSIAQAKELIQHKAPCLHFYSMGKATAIQQIASKLF from the coding sequence ATGGCAAAAGTAACGGATCACATTAAACAATCGAAAGGCACTCTCTTCTCTTTTGAGATTTTGCCTCCGAGTACTGGTGAAAGTATTCAGAAACTTTTTGATAACATTGCTCCCTTGATGGAATTCAAACCGAAATTCATTGACGTGACTTATCACCGTGAGGAATTCGTTTATAAGAAAATGCCAAATGGGCTTTTGGAACAAAAATCAATTCGTAAACGTCCGGGGACAGTTTCAATTTGTGCCGCTCTTATGCACAAGTATGATGTTGATACCGTTCCTCATATCATCTGTGGCGGTTTTACGAAGGAAGAAACTGAGTACGCTCTGATCGATCTTAATTTCCTTGGCATTGATAACGTGCTTGCCCTTCGTGGTGACTGCATTAAAGGTCAGAAGAATTTTGAACCAACTCACGGCGGACATAAGTTTGCTGACGAATTGGTTTCGCAAATCAATTCTATGAACAAAGGTCACTACCTTTCAGATGAACTTCAGAATCCAACTCCAACTAAGTTCTGTATTGGGGTGGCAGGATATCCAGAGAAACATTTTGAATCACCAAATCTTAAAACCGATTTGAAGTACCTTAAGCAAAAAATCGCCAATGGTGCTGACTACATCGTGACTCAAATGTTCTTTGATAACAAAAAGTTTTTTGAGTTTGAAGCTAAATGCCGTGCTGAAGGGATCACAGTTCCGATCATTCCGGGTCTCAAACCAATTACAACTAAGTCGCAGATTTCAAATCTACCAAGAAACTTCTTCATCGATATGCCGGATGAACTCATCGATGCTATCGATAGATGCCGTTCTGATGATGAAGTTAAGAATGTGGGTGTTGAATGGTCGATTGCTCAAGCAAAAGAGTTGATTCAGCATAAAGCACCTTGCCTGCATTTCTACTCGATGGGTAAGGCCACTGCAATTCAACAAATTGCCTCTAAACTTTTCTAA
- a CDS encoding thiol-disulfide oxidoreductase DCC family protein translates to MKYHLPLVLYDPECPLCVRFKQGLEYLDKSLNFVSVREDEVYTVFPELSRQDCISKVHLITPDKEILTGPEVVDYLVKTLPGVSKLSWLLDNEQGQKVKNYFYEKVEELRELTQKKQEECDQCPRRR, encoded by the coding sequence ATGAAATACCATTTGCCACTCGTACTTTATGATCCAGAATGTCCACTTTGTGTGAGATTTAAGCAAGGATTAGAGTATTTGGATAAGAGTCTAAACTTTGTCTCAGTGCGAGAGGATGAGGTCTATACAGTTTTTCCTGAGCTTTCCAGACAAGATTGCATCTCTAAAGTTCATCTCATTACCCCTGATAAAGAAATTTTAACGGGACCAGAAGTGGTTGATTATCTTGTGAAGACTCTTCCGGGAGTATCAAAGCTCAGTTGGCTTCTTGATAATGAGCAAGGACAGAAAGTTAAAAATTATTTTTACGAGAAAGTAGAAGAACTCCGCGAACTCACACAAAAGAAACAAGAAGAGTGTGATCAGTGTCCGCGGAGACGTTAA
- a CDS encoding SulP family inorganic anion transporter, which produces MPNFSNWKQDIQASLVVFLVALPLCLGIALASGAPLASGLIAGIIGGLVVGAVSGSGVSVSGPAAGLTVIVAAAIIDIGNFQGFTLAVVLSGVMQIIFSFVKGGKLGDYFPSSVIKGMLAAIGLILILKQFPHAIGFDSDFMGDQSFAEASGRNTFSAIGMAIEAVHPGSIIVALISVFIMLGWEKGAYKGNQFFKIIPGALVAVVTSVVLNEVFKLTAPGLVIETSHLVQLPFSGGMKDFFAGLAMPDWSYLSNPKIYITAATIAVVGSIESLLSVEAADKIDVDGRITNKNRELLAQGLGNAISGLIGGLPVTAVIVRTSANVSAGAKTKLSAIFHGLWLLSCVIAIPALLNLIPLSCLAAVLILVGYKLTKPEIIKKMYARGWNQFIPFVVTTLAILFTDLLVGIGIGMVVGFIFVIRSSMHASIVLVNNDEEWLIRFHKDVSFLQKSKLTEMLMKIPNGANVVIDGSKSIFVDDDIVDLIEDFMKRANCSDIKVQLRKSSLALSPIFREE; this is translated from the coding sequence ATGCCTAACTTCTCAAACTGGAAACAAGATATCCAGGCTTCCCTCGTAGTGTTCTTAGTTGCACTCCCTCTCTGTCTCGGTATTGCACTTGCTTCTGGGGCCCCACTTGCGTCAGGTTTGATTGCGGGGATCATTGGTGGTTTAGTCGTTGGTGCTGTTAGTGGTTCGGGGGTCAGTGTTTCTGGACCTGCGGCCGGACTAACCGTAATCGTAGCAGCTGCGATTATTGATATTGGTAACTTTCAAGGATTCACACTCGCGGTGGTGTTATCAGGTGTGATGCAAATCATTTTCAGCTTTGTGAAAGGCGGAAAACTTGGTGATTACTTTCCTTCATCGGTGATTAAAGGAATGCTTGCCGCAATCGGCTTGATTCTTATCTTAAAACAATTTCCTCACGCGATTGGTTTTGATTCCGACTTCATGGGTGATCAAAGTTTTGCTGAGGCGAGTGGTAGAAACACATTTAGTGCGATTGGAATGGCCATTGAGGCAGTTCATCCAGGATCAATAATTGTTGCTCTTATCTCTGTCTTCATCATGCTTGGTTGGGAGAAGGGTGCCTATAAAGGAAATCAGTTTTTTAAAATCATTCCAGGTGCACTAGTCGCAGTTGTGACTTCGGTGGTATTGAATGAAGTTTTCAAACTTACGGCTCCTGGACTTGTGATTGAGACGTCGCACTTAGTGCAGCTTCCTTTCAGTGGTGGAATGAAAGATTTCTTCGCTGGTCTGGCCATGCCTGATTGGTCTTACCTTTCAAATCCTAAAATCTATATAACTGCTGCAACGATTGCTGTAGTGGGATCGATTGAAAGTCTTCTTTCAGTTGAGGCCGCAGATAAGATAGATGTTGATGGACGAATCACTAATAAAAACCGCGAGCTTCTTGCTCAAGGTTTGGGGAATGCTATTTCTGGTTTGATCGGTGGTCTTCCGGTGACTGCGGTTATCGTTCGTACGTCGGCCAACGTTTCGGCCGGAGCAAAAACAAAACTTTCTGCCATCTTTCACGGTCTATGGTTACTAAGCTGTGTGATTGCGATCCCGGCCCTTCTGAACCTTATTCCACTTTCGTGTCTCGCGGCCGTCTTGATCCTGGTTGGTTATAAATTAACAAAGCCAGAGATCATTAAAAAAATGTATGCCCGTGGTTGGAATCAATTTATTCCATTCGTCGTTACGACCCTTGCCATTCTTTTCACTGACCTATTAGTAGGAATTGGTATTGGTATGGTGGTTGGATTTATCTTCGTGATTCGTTCAAGCATGCATGCTTCAATTGTTCTGGTAAACAATGATGAAGAATGGCTCATTCGTTTCCACAAGGACGTTTCCTTCCTTCAGAAGAGTAAACTTACTGAGATGCTAATGAAGATTCCAAATGGCGCCAATGTAGTGATTGATGGCTCTAAGAGCATCTTCGTTGATGACGATATTGTTGACCTGATTGAAGACTTCATGAAGCGTGCAAACTGTTCAGATATTAAAGTACAACTAAGAAAATCATCATTGGCGTTGAGCCCAATTTTTAGAGAGGAATAA
- a CDS encoding carbonic anhydrase → MDRIKHLLLENRAWAQSKLDIDPDYFAKMAKDQNPEFLYIGCSDSRVPPTEMTNLDPGQMFIHRNIANLVVHTDMNFLSVLQYAVNNLKVPHIIVCGHYNCGGVKAALSTHSLGMLNNWVRNIKDVYFFNKLEVDSQKSETERVNKLVELNVIEQVKNLMHTSIVQKAWHERKMPYIHGWVYDINTGLIKTLLTVDPDTKLDSAYRFDY, encoded by the coding sequence ATGGATAGAATCAAACATCTCTTACTGGAGAACCGCGCCTGGGCGCAGTCAAAGCTGGACATCGATCCAGATTACTTTGCGAAGATGGCCAAAGACCAGAATCCAGAGTTTCTTTATATCGGTTGTTCAGACTCACGTGTTCCTCCAACAGAAATGACTAATCTTGACCCTGGTCAAATGTTCATTCACAGAAATATTGCAAATCTTGTCGTTCATACCGACATGAACTTCCTAAGCGTTCTTCAATACGCCGTAAATAATCTCAAAGTTCCTCATATTATCGTTTGTGGTCACTATAACTGTGGTGGTGTGAAAGCAGCACTTTCTACTCACAGTTTAGGGATGCTTAATAATTGGGTGAGAAATATTAAAGACGTTTATTTTTTTAACAAGCTTGAAGTAGATTCTCAAAAATCTGAAACTGAGAGAGTGAATAAGCTGGTTGAATTAAACGTTATTGAACAAGTAAAAAACCTCATGCACACATCAATCGTTCAGAAGGCATGGCATGAAAGAAAAATGCCTTACATTCACGGTTGGGTCTATGACATCAATACTGGTCTTATCAAAACGCTTTTAACAGTAGACCCTGATACGAAGCTTGATTCGGCCTATCGATTTGATTACTAG
- a CDS encoding DMT family transporter, with the protein MSSLEVYALAIGANLTYSTASMVFSIYAKRFSSMWINQIKVFVAFMAFLVAMAVTNQMAPVSNYGIALLVLSGFTGLCFGDIFLFRAFTTLGPARSLVLYSFQPLMLGLYGYFFLNQFFSLNQTLAVICMIFCIFIFMLERNKLTGSWDLRSFVWAFLGITLDAIGVMLTREAYEMDPSLETFQVNVIRCMGALFGFLILSPKSYLNIVKDLTVLRKREISLLVGSAICGCFLSLTLYLAALKHAHVGTLTAIAITGPVWVSLLECLYHRRLPNMYLVVAFSFFLAGFYLMVIA; encoded by the coding sequence TTGAGTTCTTTGGAAGTCTATGCTCTGGCCATTGGCGCAAATCTCACTTACTCCACTGCGAGTATGGTGTTTTCCATCTATGCCAAACGCTTTTCTTCCATGTGGATCAATCAAATCAAGGTCTTCGTAGCCTTTATGGCTTTTTTAGTTGCAATGGCCGTCACTAATCAGATGGCGCCGGTTAGTAACTATGGAATTGCCCTACTCGTATTAAGTGGATTCACAGGTCTTTGTTTCGGGGATATTTTTCTTTTTAGGGCCTTCACTACTCTCGGTCCTGCCCGTTCATTGGTGCTGTATAGTTTTCAACCATTGATGCTGGGACTCTACGGCTATTTCTTTCTCAATCAATTCTTCTCTCTTAATCAGACCCTTGCTGTGATCTGCATGATCTTTTGTATTTTCATTTTCATGCTGGAAAGAAACAAACTCACTGGTTCCTGGGATCTTAGAAGTTTTGTCTGGGCGTTTCTTGGAATTACTCTGGATGCCATCGGAGTGATGCTCACTCGTGAAGCCTATGAAATGGATCCGTCTCTGGAAACTTTTCAAGTGAATGTTATTCGCTGTATGGGTGCGCTGTTTGGATTCTTAATTCTTAGTCCAAAAAGCTATCTCAATATCGTGAAGGATCTGACGGTACTTAGAAAGAGAGAGATTTCCCTTCTGGTTGGTTCAGCGATTTGTGGCTGCTTTTTATCTTTGACTCTCTATCTAGCTGCTCTAAAACACGCTCATGTGGGAACACTAACCGCCATTGCGATCACTGGCCCGGTTTGGGTCTCACTCTTGGAATGCTTATATCACCGACGATTACCGAATATGTATCTCGTGGTCGCGTTCTCATTTTTTCTAGCTGGTTTTTACTTGATGGTTATTGCTTAG
- a CDS encoding fumarylacetoacetate hydrolase family protein, with translation MDKIICLGKNYAEHTLEMQEKAPERPVLFLKPQSSFIEPKNNSQVQLPWKRGNIHYECEIVLKLYKKMVIGLGLGLDLTLRDEQKKLKENGHPWEISKVFKNSAIVTPMRGVKDFEGDWQETPFIFKVNGEVRQTAKLNDANLKANEIIHYIDEFFPLCDGDLVFTGTPKGVGPLKPNDTVELIFGPIHHTIRLVE, from the coding sequence ATGGATAAAATCATCTGCCTTGGAAAGAATTACGCCGAACACACCCTCGAAATGCAAGAGAAAGCGCCCGAGCGGCCCGTGTTGTTTTTGAAACCTCAAAGTTCATTCATTGAACCAAAAAATAACAGTCAGGTTCAACTACCTTGGAAACGTGGAAACATTCATTACGAATGCGAAATCGTTTTAAAACTTTATAAGAAGATGGTGATTGGTTTGGGCCTTGGTCTTGATCTCACTCTTCGTGATGAGCAGAAGAAATTAAAAGAGAACGGCCATCCTTGGGAGATCTCAAAAGTATTTAAGAACTCTGCAATTGTAACTCCTATGAGAGGAGTCAAAGACTTCGAAGGTGATTGGCAGGAAACTCCCTTCATATTCAAAGTTAATGGTGAAGTTCGTCAGACTGCCAAACTTAATGATGCCAATTTAAAAGCAAATGAGATCATTCATTATATTGATGAGTTCTTTCCTCTCTGTGACGGTGATTTAGTTTTCACTGGTACACCAAAAGGTGTGGGTCCATTGAAACCGAATGATACCGTGGAATTAATTTTTGGACCTATCCACCATACCATCCGCTTGGTGGAATAA
- the msrB gene encoding peptide-methionine (R)-S-oxide reductase MsrB, with amino-acid sequence MAEVKTMSTNEDWKNKLSPEQFNVCRLGGTESPFSGKYNKHYENGTYICVACKQELFGSETKFDSGTGWPSFSDVRNNKNVTLKDDYSYNMHRVEVLCSNCGSHLGHVFPDGPGPTHQRYCINSVALDFVPANSSK; translated from the coding sequence ATTGCCGAGGTGAAAACCATGAGTACGAACGAAGATTGGAAAAATAAACTTAGCCCTGAACAATTTAATGTCTGCCGCCTGGGTGGTACGGAATCTCCTTTTTCAGGGAAATATAATAAGCATTACGAAAATGGGACTTACATTTGTGTGGCCTGTAAGCAGGAACTTTTTGGTTCAGAGACCAAATTTGATTCTGGAACAGGTTGGCCAAGTTTCTCCGATGTTCGAAATAATAAAAACGTAACTTTAAAAGACGACTATTCCTACAACATGCACAGAGTAGAGGTTCTTTGTTCAAATTGCGGTTCTCATTTGGGACATGTGTTTCCAGATGGCCCGGGACCGACTCATCAAAGATATTGTATCAACTCTGTAGCGCTTGATTTTGTACCTGCGAATAGTTCAAAATAG
- a CDS encoding trypsin-like serine protease yields MLKITFFLMVLFMSLLSFAKSYDWEQFNSSLLIEVTRPGGVFTCTGVAVSDQMLITAAHCLEGNVKSVRVFTQEVYDPKQTSLEIKDFKLHPTYNPHQSRYYSDLAKIQMKEKLPAFIKVHPIASERKFFGKFYRFGFGARDKKNLRTVITPTLRKVNPAEEVLELNDEYSRSGDSGGPIFMQNGNEIQLVAIHSTFSHGPEGNFSLNPLLSAYLPWIFSN; encoded by the coding sequence ATGCTGAAGATTACCTTCTTCCTAATGGTGCTATTCATGAGTTTACTAAGCTTTGCCAAATCCTATGATTGGGAACAATTCAATTCTAGTTTATTAATTGAAGTCACGAGACCTGGCGGTGTCTTCACTTGTACCGGTGTCGCGGTCTCGGATCAAATGCTCATCACTGCTGCTCATTGCTTAGAAGGCAATGTGAAGAGCGTGCGAGTTTTCACTCAAGAGGTCTATGATCCAAAACAGACTTCCCTTGAGATAAAAGACTTTAAACTCCATCCGACCTACAATCCTCATCAATCCCGTTATTATTCAGATCTCGCCAAAATTCAGATGAAAGAAAAGCTTCCTGCTTTTATCAAAGTTCATCCAATTGCCTCGGAGAGAAAGTTTTTTGGAAAGTTTTATCGTTTTGGTTTTGGAGCGAGAGATAAAAAGAATCTAAGAACAGTGATTACTCCAACTCTCCGCAAGGTCAATCCCGCGGAAGAAGTTCTGGAACTCAATGATGAATATTCTCGTTCAGGGGATTCAGGGGGACCGATTTTCATGCAGAATGGGAATGAGATCCAGCTTGTGGCCATTCACTCGACATTTTCTCACGGGCCAGAAGGGAATTTTTCACTCAATCCCCTCCTGTCCGCATACTTACCTTGGATTTTTAGCAACTAG
- the apaG gene encoding Co2+/Mg2+ efflux protein ApaG, translating into MTYPFVSISNNFKIEIKTDFDFDQSNPLQYQYLFRYTILITNTGDVPAQLVSRKWNIKDGKGVVRYVEGPGVIGQTPYFEPGKSFEYQSFCPLPTMEGEMWGYFNMVDDRGQTFKIDTPVFRFQVPKEFIDIY; encoded by the coding sequence ATGACTTATCCATTCGTCTCTATCAGTAATAACTTTAAGATTGAAATCAAAACTGATTTCGATTTTGATCAGTCTAATCCTTTGCAGTATCAGTATCTTTTTCGATACACGATTTTGATCACCAACACTGGTGATGTTCCTGCTCAATTGGTTTCACGTAAGTGGAACATTAAAGACGGCAAGGGAGTGGTGAGGTACGTGGAAGGTCCGGGAGTCATCGGACAAACTCCATACTTTGAACCTGGAAAATCATTTGAGTATCAAAGCTTTTGCCCGCTTCCGACAATGGAAGGGGAGATGTGGGGATACTTCAATATGGTAGATGATCGTGGGCAGACATTTAAAATCGATACTCCGGTCTTCCGTTTCCAAGTGCCGAAAGAATTTATCGATATCTATTGA
- the metH gene encoding methionine synthase, producing MTLENLLKERVLILDGAMGTMIQKYKLEDADYRGERFKDWKHPLKGNNDLLVLTKPQVIEEIHNKYLESGADIIETNTFSCTRISMSDYHMEELVPELNLEAARIARKCADAYTKKNPNKPRFVAGSIGPTTKTASLSPDVNNPGFRAVDFDELVRNYYEQTKYLVEGGVDILLVETVFDTLNCKAALFAIADYFEKENKKPLPVMVSGTITDASGRTLSGQTIEAFLYSVSHYPLLSIGINCALGAELMRPYIEILAKESPFHISVYPNAGLPNEFGQYDETPSHMAGTLKEWFNNKWVNIIGGCCGTTNDHIKAIADAAVDATPRTLPTEDHTQKLSGLEPLKVFQGSNFLNIGERTNLTGSIAFKKLILDKNYEAALKVAREQVENGAQVIDINMDEGMIDSEAVMVNFLNLVASEPDICKVPIMIDSSKWSVIEAGLKRIQGKAIVNSISLKEGEAKFIEHARLVRKYGAAVVVMAFDEKGQADNYERRIEICSRAYKILTETVKFAPQDIIFDPNILTVATGMEEHNNYAIDFIRATEWIKKNLPYCKVSGGVSNLSFSFRGNNIVREAMHSAFLYHAIKVGMDMGIVNAGALPVYSDIPKDLLDHVEDVIFNRREDATERLIEFAGQVKSQGKAEKKDDVWRTLPVEKRLEHALIKGIVDHIEADTEEVRQKVSRPLDVIEGPLMAGMNVVGDLFGEGKMFLPQVVKSARVMKKAVAYLQPYIEAEKAGQAVKRAGKILMATVKGDVHDIGKNIVGVVLGCNNYEVIDLGVMVPCEKILDEAKKHDVDMIGLSGLITPSLDEMVHVAKEMQRREFKVPLLIGGATTSRVHTAVKIDPHYHGSIIHVADASRAVPVVEKFLNENTKAAVHVDQKKEYDKMRVAHAASQREEKFLSLEDARKNKVKIDWDKAEIRKPIKLGLTVLEDVSVADLVPYIDWTPFFMTWRLRGAYPKIFDDAEVGTEAKKLFNDAQALLKDIVKNKSLKAKGVFGLFPANSIGDDIQVYAVEDKVHEWTCEKHGKHQKVLQVGNENKVYETLHMLRTQRQMEEATSPNPCLSDFVAPKESGRMDYVGAFCVTSGIGLDELSEKFAKDQDDYNQIMVKALADRLAEAFAEYLHLKVRKEYWGYVPTESLNSEELIREKYQGIRPAPGYAACPDHLEKKTLFRMLDVQKTIGVSLTDSMAMVPPSSVSGWYFANPESRYFNVGKIGRDQLEDYAKRKDSSLTDMEKWLSANLF from the coding sequence ATGACTTTAGAAAATCTTCTCAAAGAGCGAGTACTAATCCTTGATGGTGCCATGGGTACCATGATCCAAAAATACAAACTGGAGGACGCTGATTATCGTGGTGAGCGTTTCAAAGATTGGAAACATCCACTTAAAGGTAACAACGATCTTCTTGTACTGACTAAGCCTCAAGTGATTGAAGAAATTCATAACAAGTATCTTGAAAGCGGCGCGGACATTATCGAAACGAATACTTTCAGCTGTACTCGTATTTCTATGTCTGATTACCACATGGAAGAACTTGTTCCTGAGCTTAACTTGGAAGCTGCGAGGATTGCTCGTAAATGCGCTGATGCCTACACGAAGAAAAATCCTAACAAGCCTCGTTTTGTAGCGGGCTCTATTGGACCAACGACTAAGACCGCTTCTCTTTCTCCTGATGTAAACAATCCGGGCTTTCGTGCCGTCGACTTTGATGAACTTGTTCGCAACTATTATGAACAAACCAAGTATTTGGTCGAAGGTGGCGTAGACATCCTTCTGGTTGAAACAGTTTTCGATACACTTAACTGTAAGGCCGCATTGTTTGCGATTGCGGATTACTTTGAAAAAGAAAATAAGAAGCCACTCCCTGTAATGGTTTCAGGAACAATTACTGATGCTTCAGGAAGAACACTTTCTGGTCAAACGATTGAGGCCTTCCTTTATTCAGTTTCTCACTACCCGCTTCTGTCGATTGGGATTAACTGCGCTTTAGGTGCAGAACTTATGCGTCCTTATATTGAGATCCTTGCGAAAGAATCTCCGTTTCATATTTCAGTTTACCCGAATGCCGGTCTTCCGAATGAATTCGGTCAATATGATGAGACACCTTCTCACATGGCCGGAACTCTTAAGGAATGGTTTAACAATAAATGGGTCAACATCATTGGTGGGTGTTGTGGAACGACTAACGACCACATCAAAGCGATTGCTGATGCCGCGGTTGATGCCACTCCTCGCACTCTTCCGACTGAAGATCACACTCAAAAGCTTTCTGGCTTAGAACCTCTGAAAGTTTTCCAAGGTTCGAATTTCTTAAACATCGGTGAGAGAACAAACCTCACGGGGTCAATTGCTTTTAAAAAGTTGATCCTGGACAAGAACTACGAAGCAGCCTTAAAAGTGGCCCGCGAGCAAGTTGAAAACGGTGCTCAGGTGATCGACATCAACATGGACGAAGGGATGATTGATTCCGAGGCCGTGATGGTGAACTTCCTGAACCTCGTTGCCTCTGAACCTGATATCTGCAAAGTGCCAATCATGATCGACTCTTCAAAGTGGAGTGTGATTGAAGCGGGACTTAAACGCATTCAGGGTAAGGCGATTGTTAACTCAATCTCTCTAAAAGAAGGCGAGGCCAAGTTCATTGAACACGCTCGCTTAGTAAGAAAATATGGTGCCGCGGTTGTGGTGATGGCCTTTGATGAAAAAGGCCAGGCCGATAATTACGAGCGCCGAATTGAAATTTGCTCTCGAGCTTATAAGATCCTAACTGAGACAGTGAAATTTGCACCTCAGGATATTATCTTCGATCCAAACATCCTGACTGTAGCGACTGGAATGGAAGAGCATAACAATTATGCCATCGATTTCATCCGCGCCACTGAATGGATCAAAAAGAATCTCCCTTACTGTAAAGTAAGTGGTGGTGTCTCTAACCTATCGTTCTCTTTCCGCGGGAATAATATTGTTCGTGAGGCCATGCACTCTGCTTTCCTTTATCACGCGATTAAGGTCGGCATGGACATGGGTATTGTAAACGCTGGTGCTTTACCAGTTTATAGCGATATTCCAAAAGATCTTCTTGATCACGTTGAAGATGTGATCTTCAACCGCCGCGAAGACGCTACAGAACGCTTGATAGAATTCGCAGGCCAGGTGAAGAGCCAAGGTAAGGCCGAGAAGAAAGATGATGTCTGGAGAACTCTCCCAGTTGAAAAACGTCTTGAGCACGCTCTGATTAAAGGGATCGTGGATCATATTGAAGCCGACACCGAAGAAGTGAGACAAAAAGTTTCTCGTCCACTCGATGTCATCGAAGGCCCACTTATGGCCGGTATGAATGTCGTGGGTGATCTCTTTGGTGAAGGGAAAATGTTCCTTCCACAAGTGGTGAAATCTGCCCGAGTGATGAAGAAGGCCGTGGCCTATCTTCAACCTTATATTGAAGCAGAGAAGGCCGGCCAGGCAGTTAAGCGCGCTGGAAAAATTCTAATGGCAACGGTTAAGGGTGACGTTCACGATATCGGTAAGAACATAGTGGGTGTTGTGCTTGGATGTAATAACTATGAAGTCATTGACCTTGGGGTGATGGTTCCATGTGAAAAAATTCTTGATGAAGCTAAAAAGCATGACGTGGATATGATCGGTCTATCAGGGCTTATTACTCCATCTCTTGATGAAATGGTTCACGTCGCGAAAGAAATGCAAAGAAGAGAATTTAAAGTTCCCCTTCTGATTGGTGGTGCAACAACTTCTCGCGTTCACACGGCAGTTAAAATCGATCCTCATTACCACGGTTCAATTATTCACGTGGCGGATGCTTCTCGTGCGGTACCAGTGGTCGAAAAGTTCTTAAATGAGAACACTAAGGCCGCAGTTCATGTCGACCAGAAGAAAGAATACGACAAAATGCGTGTTGCTCACGCTGCTTCTCAAAGAGAAGAGAAATTTCTATCTCTTGAAGACGCTCGCAAAAATAAAGTGAAGATTGATTGGGACAAAGCTGAGATCAGAAAGCCAATTAAACTTGGTCTAACTGTATTAGAAGATGTTTCAGTGGCCGACCTTGTTCCTTATATTGATTGGACACCATTCTTTATGACTTGGCGTCTTCGTGGTGCTTACCCAAAAATCTTTGATGATGCGGAAGTTGGAACTGAGGCCAAAAAGCTTTTCAATGATGCTCAGGCCCTGCTGAAAGACATTGTGAAGAACAAATCACTTAAGGCCAAAGGTGTATTCGGTCTTTTTCCTGCCAACTCAATTGGCGATGATATCCAGGTTTATGCAGTTGAAGATAAGGTCCATGAATGGACTTGTGAAAAACATGGAAAGCACCAAAAAGTTCTGCAAGTTGGTAATGAGAATAAGGTTTATGAGACACTTCATATGCTTCGTACTCAGCGCCAGATGGAAGAAGCAACTTCTCCTAACCCATGTCTTTCTGATTTCGTTGCGCCGAAAGAATCAGGCAGAATGGATTATGTAGGTGCCTTCTGTGTAACTTCAGGAATTGGTCTGGATGAGCTTTCTGAAAAATTTGCTAAAGATCAGGATGACTATAACCAAATCATGGTCAAGGCCCTTGCTGATCGTCTGGCAGAGGCCTTTGCTGAATATCTTCACTTGAAAGTAAGAAAAGAATACTGGGGATACGTTCCAACTGAATCACTTAATAGCGAAGAACTTATTCGTGAAAAGTATCAAGGAATTCGTCCAGCGCCTGGCTATGCCGCTTGCCCTGATCATTTAGAGAAGAAAACGCTCTTCCGCATGCTGGATGTCCAGAAAACAATCGGAGTTTCTCTCACGGATTCAATGGCAATGGTTCCACCATCTTCTGTAAGTGGTTGGTACTTCGCTAACCCTGAATCACGTTACTTCAACGTTGGGAAGATCGGCAGAGATCAATTAGAAGACTACGCAAAAAGAAAAGATAGTTCATTAACTGATATGGAAAAATGGCTCTCGGCCAACTTGTTTTAA